CTGCATTCGTATGGTAAGTATAACATGGTAAAACAAATCGACTGGCAGCATGCATGCGaacaatatatataatagaaGGATTACGTAACACGTTACATCAATACATCATTCAAATGTTACATACAGATTGGTATCATTcatatgaggtacatttgtatacagtatatgaTATGGAACTTGTCCTTTACTTAATTGGACAGTGTAACAGTCTATAAGAACACAACAGATTCCCTTGGTACAGTGAACGTGTGTTGGCCAACTATGAACTCGCCGGCTGTCATCCAAGATGGCGGTTTACGTTGCTTCCGAGGCAGAAGTCCTGGTTCTCCTAAGCGGCGGCGATGAGGTGGACGGTAGGTCATAGAGCGTTCTGTTTCAGAAGTGTCCGAAGTGTCTGATGAACTCCTAGAAGAAAATGACACATCATTTGGTGTACTTGACGAACATTCTTGTGGATCTTTGACAGATGCTGAATGGGGAACAGTAGTTCTGTCTGGTACAGGTAAGGATACGAATGGCAACAATAGATTTCTGTGAAGGGTTTTGGTCCTGCCTTCACCGTCTTTTCGTCTGACGACAAAAACTGGTAGGTCATCACTGGGTTTTCGTTCAACGACATAAACATTTTCTTCCCAGACATCAGCCAATTTGTGCTGCCCTTTAAGGCCCACGTTGCGCACTAAGATTCTGTCTCCCGGTATCAGCTTCACTTCCCGGACTTTGCGGTCTTAATAGTGTTTCGCCCGTTGACCACTTCGAAGCGCATTTTCGTTAGCTTTCTTATAAGCGTAACTGAGGTTTTCCTCCAATTGTCGCATGTAGTCGGATGGTGAGGAACCACCTATATGTTGGCGATTAAGACCTAGAAAGGCGTCGATTGCAAGTCTAGGGTAGCGACCGAACATGAGATGATAAGGACAGTAGCCTGTGCTTTCATGGCGGGTTGCATTGTATGCGTGCACTAATGCCGGAACCGCAGCCTTCCAGTTGTTCTTCTTGTCGTTTTCTAGAGTGCCGAACATTTGTAAAAGGGTAGAGTTGAAACGTCCGGGTTGTCCGTTGCATTGCGGGTGGTAAGGGGTCGTCCTTGTGCGCTTGATAACGGCAATTCGACATAATCTCTGTATAACACGGGACAGGAAATTTTGACCTCTGTCACTGTGTAACTTTTCCGGGAACCCGTAATGAACGAAGTAGTTGTCAAAGAGTACTCTTGCTGTAGTACGAGCCGTTTGATTTTTGGTGGGTATGGCCTGAGCATAGCGGGTAAAGTGGTCCGTTATGACAAGTACATTCTCGAAACCACCTTTGGAAGCCTCTAGAGACAAGTAGTCAATACACACGAGCTCCATTGGTGCGGAAGACTTTATATTGACCAATCCAGCAGCGAATCCAGGTGAGGTTTTACGGCGAATGCACCTGTCACAACGACTAACCAGTCCAGCTATGTCAGCATCCATACCCGGCCAATAGAAGCGTTCTTTGAGAAACGAGGTGGTACGATCTCTACCTTGGTGCCCCATGTCGTGGTGCAGAGCTTTAAAGATTGTGTCTCTCGCTACTTCTGGAAGTACGACTTGCTGGATCCGTTCACCATTTATAGTAGAATGGTGGATTAAAACTCCGTCTACGATCTCAAGTTGTTTCCACCCACGCAGATACTTTTTTGACCTCCGTTGATAATGAGGCTAAAACCTGCTTTGACGTTGGTCGGACTCCGGTCTTTACCAGCTCTCGAACTTTGGAGATGACGTTATCCGTACTATGTCCTTTGATCCAGTCTTCTGAttttaactcattaatacctgcagccatatcgacgcttaattactggtatcaattttccgatacattcctgagccacttatcaatttatctgctttgtatgcctgtggattttcactgataatcaataattgataagatctaggcatcctttgatcaaaattagggacaaacatctgtttataaaagataaataaaactgaaattttcacaactgatactacaattcatgatctaatcaataatttaaaatttactattattttgatatGCAAAATTGCTTTACAGGTCAACTGAAGTAACATGAATAtagaaaactgcaatattcaagaaagattggacatagaaaaacagccattatttgattattttatatttattcaaatatcatctattactaaactttaaagcaaatgacattataaaagaacaaaatcatactttatttaataaaattaaaaatactgaataaaatagaAAGATTCTGTGGTATAATagaatgagaagataaaacaggcaataATTCTAATTCCGATATTTTTTGATGACTATATTAAAACTAaacatgcttaaataataaatattttgattgtttcgatcgcttccgggttttataaatctttagagtaaaatattttcattggttgactttgacagcagtccaatcgttggtactcttacaaacgtaaaatcacgtgacgcggcatacagtactatcaggcggatagcgcatttatgcgatcctcggcatTCACGCCTGTTATCTcttgacggataaatacgacatgcggtactcgataagagttaaaatgaaagcataaatgcgatctgcgtccttaatgagttaatgCATAAGCTGCTAGAACAGAGTCGGGTATTGTAACGCCAGAGCCACCATTATCACTAAGTGATGACGGAAATTTACTCTGATATTGTGAGTGTACAGCATGCATAGACAGTATCGCTTTGACCACATCACCATCTAGATTCTAAAACTTAGAAGTACTATGTTGACGGGAAAGGGCGTCCGCGTCGACATTAGTTTTTCCACTACGATAGTCGATTGTGAAATCGTAGTTGGCAAGGGCTGCTTCCCAACGATGTCCACAGGCATCCAGTTTGGCCGTGGTTTTAATGTACGTCAGTGGATTATTGTCCGTCAGCACCTCGAACTTCGCTCCATACAAGTAATCGTGGAATTTCTCCGTTATGGCCCATTTCAGCGCGAGAAATTCCAGCTTACTTGCATGATAATTTCGTTCAGAGGGCTTGAGACTTCTACTGGCGTATGCAAAACACGGTCTATGCCTTTTTGTTCTTGATAAAGGACAGCACCAAGTCCGCTTTGCGAGGCATCTGTATGTAACTTGAAGGACTCGGTGTAGTCAGCGTAAGCCAAAACTGGTGCTGAAGTAAGCTTTTCAATTACAGTTGAAAATGCTTTTTGTTGGCTGTCACCCCAGACAAACGGTATCTTGCTGGACTTCTTGTCCTTAGTCATACCAACAAGTAAATCGTTTAAGGGTCGGACAATACTGGCAAATTTTGGAACGAACTTCCGATAATAGCCTGCAAATCCTAGAAATCGTCTAACTTCGATAACATTTCTGGGAATAGGCCAGTTCCTGACAGCTTCAATTTTCGCCGGATCGGTCTTTATGCCATCCTTCGAAACAACATGTCCCAAATAAGTGGTTTCATTCTCCAAGAATTCGCACTTAGATGGGTTCAGTTTCAAGTGATGATTCTTGAGACGTTCAAAGACCGACTCCAGACGTCCAAGGTGTTGCTCGAAGGTCTCGGAGAAGATAATGATGTCGTCAAGGTAAATTAGGCATTCTTTAAGGTTTATTTCGCCCATGCAACGCTCCATCAACCGCTGAAAAGTTGCTGGGGCGTTACAAAGGCCAAATGGCATTCTATTACACTCAAAGAAGCCCAAATTACCGACCTGGAACGCTGTCTTCTCCTTGTCCTTTTCATTCATTTCCACCTGCCAGTTTCCGGCCTTCAAGTCAAGTTTGCTGAAGTATTTTGCACCGGAAAGAAGATGGAGGGTGTCGTCAGTCTTGGGGATTGCATATGCATCCTTGTGGGTTCGGCTATTCAACTTGCGGTAGTCAAGACAGAAGCGAATTGACCCGTCCTTCTTCCTGACGATCACCACATTCGAGGAAAATGGGCCATGCGAGGGCTGAATCGCACCCATGGCTAACATCTCATGTAGATGTTCCCTAACCTCATTGATTAATGCCGGAGGGACTCTCCTGTATGGTTCCTTAAACGGTTTTTCATCCGTGAGCTTGATTTCGTGAGTTACAAGGTCTGTTTTACCAAGATCTAAAGATCCTTGAGAAAATACATATCTCCATTTATAGAACAATTCCTCAAGTTCTTCCTTCTCATCTGGTGGCAAATGATCTAAATCAACTTTAATAGTTTTGATGAATTCTTCTTTTCTCTCTTTTGTTTCGGACTGATCTCTATCTTTTGGCTGTTTAGATTCCTGTTGATTTTCATCTGGTTCCCAGGACCTTAAAACGTTAACATCTTGTAACTCACACAATACAGTCTTTGGCTTTATGTGTATTGTTTTGGCGGACATATTAAATATTCTAACCGGAACTCTAGTTGTTGATTCTTGTTTATCCAGCTTGACTATTCTCGGACAAACTCCTATTCTACTTGATGCTTCAGTAGATGGTTCCGTTACAACTGATTCATATGTTGACGATTTACGAACAAGGCCAGACAATGTAGTTGTAGCAAATGGTGGCAGCTCAATATTCTTGGTATTAGTGGATTTGACAACTCCTATAGGTTCTGTATTCATCACTGAGGTCAAAGCTATTCTCCATTCAGGTGTTAATCTGTTGTTGtcaatatttgaaagaaatcTAATGACAATTGTTCCAATCACTACAGGGACATTGAGACTGTACATGGTAGTTAGAACCACCAGCACTGGCACTGAATAAACTTCTTCACTGACATTAGGGACTTCGACGTCGACCTCAATATAACCACTGTATGGAATAACATCGCCCCCAGCTCCAGTGACAAACATACTACCAAGCTCTTCACATAAAGGTAATTCTGGTTTCGGATCCATATTCATATAAAACTTCTCACTCATAGTCGTGATCTTGGATCCACTATCTATCAGTGCCATAGTTTCAATTCCATTTATGAGTACATTTGACTCATTTGCTACACCTATCAACCTTTGAAATATATCTTTCTTATTAGGGCGTTTCTGTTCATTCTCTATTCGCCCATCCATAGAGAACTCTACTTGTTTAAAGGTTGCTGTTTATTTTCTAACTGATATCGGCCATTGTTATGCTGTTCTCTTTTACCATTATCTCTACCTCTTCCTCTATTAAATCGACCTCTGTATGGTCTTTGACCTCTTGGTTGTCCTCTGTTATACCTATAGGCATAATCACTTCGTCTATCTCTCTCTCCTTCAGATCTGCGTGTTTCATTCTCCTTCTTTAGATCTTCTGCTTTCTTGTCAAGCATTTCCATCTTCTCGATCAGTTTCTTCAACACATTTTCTGAATCATCTCTCTCCTGACATTCATCTTTATCTATGTTTTGTCGGTATTGTCTCGCTTTTGGAATAGTACCCTGCTTCTGTTTAGACCCGCTTCTTTTTTATTCTACTTTAATTTCATACTCTTTCGATCGCACTCTGTTTCTCAATTCTTCAAACCCTATAGTACTCTCGAAATGCACCCTTGTTGCATTTCTCAACTGTTCATTCTTAAGTCCTCTCCAAAATCTCTTTTTCAGCATTTCTTGTTTTTCTACTTTTGTAATCTCTGCCTTCCGTGAGGCCTGTAACAACATATCTTCCAATCATAAACCCCACTCTACTATCGTCTCATTCTCTTCCTGTTCTGCCATAAAGAAAGGACTTAGTATACTGTCCTTACTAGCTACGTTTCCAAAGGCATCTTCCATTTTAAGTAATATTTCTTCCACGGTAGTGTTTGGTCCAAGGTGCAGCATAATTCGTTTTGCTTGATCCTTTAAGGACTTTCTGATTGCTTGCATAACAACAATTTCCGAATAAGTGGCCTGTACACTCTCAACTTCCATTTTCCACTCTTCAAATGTTGCTTCATTTCTGGGCCTTAGTTCTGCTCCGGAATACTGTGTAAggtttaatttaacatttaaattatcctTCACACTCTCTAGCGTACTTGTGTATTTTGTATCATCTTTACTTTTAGCTACTTCTACCCGCTCTCTATTTATCTTATCTTTGGACTCTCCTTCTTTATACTCTTTTCTTTCAGTGTTCAACTCATCTTTTGATTTACTGTATAGCAACTCTTTCTTCACTTGTAATTCTCTGATTTGCTTATCTAAGTCATGAAGTGCTTGTTCACTTTCACTTAAGCCTTTTCCCTTTTGTTCACtactttcattattgtctttGGGCATTGTTTTCTCTTATTCTTTCTACATCTTTACATTTTAATTCTATTTCTTTCAATCCAGTACTTTTCTCTATTTGTATCATATCTACATCTCTGGTTTCACTGTTCAATTTTCCTTCTCTCATACTTAAGCTTTCTGCTTGTAGGCCTCTGGTAACGTCAATTATTTCCTCTTTCCTTTCGTGTATTTTCCTTTCCAAACTTTCTTCTCTGCGTCTTACGTCTGCTTCTTTCTCCTCAGTCATGCTTTCTCGTAATTTCATATCTTTTTCCAAACTATCAAACCTTTCTATCATTGTTCTTTCCATATCCTTCAATCTCtgttcatatattttcatatcacGATCTCTTGCAATTAGCTTTTCCTCCCATTCCGTCTCCTTTCGTTTCATCATTACTTCTCGATTACTTATCTCCAATTCTCTTTCATGCAATATGGCCTTCATCATTTCTAATTCCTTCTTATCCTTTCTTTCTCTTTCTTCAATCTCTTTTAATCGTTTCTCTAATGTTGCTTCTTTCAGTTTCATTTCTCTTTCCACATTACTTTGTTCTATCTCGTGTCTCTTTTTACTTAACTCTGCTATCTCATCGTCCAACTTACTTCCAGACATCActacttctttttctttatcaGTACTGGTCATATTAACTTTACTTTCATCATCATCACTTTTATCTCCTGTTCTTCCATGTGTTTTTAACTCTTGTTGACTCAAGATAACTCATCTTTCTTCTTAACACTTTCAATGAACTATCCAATCTCTTAAACATTTCACTTTCATCATCTTTTCTTTCCTTCTCCTTTGACTGTTTCTTTCTACTCCCAGTTGATGACAGAGATGTATTCAAACTTCCAGCTTTATCTCTTAATTCTATTCTACTTCTGTCTACTTTTCCTTGGTCTTCTGACCTTATACTCTTATCCCGTTCCGTTTTACTTATTTCCATCTTTTGCTTATCGATGCCACTCTTTTCTACAGTTTTCGTATCAACAACTTGTTCGATCTTACTCTCTTTCCTTATCTAATCACCAAGCATCTGTCTTTGTTCTTGTAATATTTCAAGTTCCTTATTCATATTTCTCCTCTTTATCCTTTCCTCTCTATCACTAGATCCTCCTGATGCCATTTTTCAATTACCTTGTTTTATACAAAACCGTCTTTAGTCTATTTATCTATATAACCCTATATGCATTCACAATAGGACGTGTTTATCTGTTTCTATACACAATGGTCCTTACTATTCACCATATTTCACGTATATATAATTGCCACGACATATTACTATTTTGACGGAATGTATAATACACTACACAACTATCTTCGTGTGCCACAATCACAATTATAGTACGTTATATTCTAGATTTCAAACACTAAACACCCGAGTTCTAGCACCACTTGCACACCATACTTTTATTAACAACACAGTTTAACACAAAGTATACAATAGGATACACACCGATTCAGTTATACAATATAAATTCTTACAAATGAATATATTCACAAATGTCCCGTAACATACACCATAGATTTCATATAACACACATATTGCTTCTATAACATAACACACATAACGCTAGAAGCACAATAGTATATCACCGTCTAATGCATAACTTTTATGTCACAACACACACACCATAGTATTTTACACAGTAGACTTAATTAAACATATCATTAATCATACACTGTCAACCAGCAAGAGAAAATTGTAATTACTGCTATACTCCGCCCCTGCAACAAAATAAATCCGTCCCTGGATTTACATCAAAAGTATTTGCCAAGATTGATCATCAAGGTATCAAGTAAATATAATACCCTTCAGTAACTTTCAGTAAGGTAGTAGTATAtctttatctgaaaaaaatactttttactaaCACATGAATAATAATGTgtgattatatgaaaaaaaatccgtAAAAAAAATTTCAGCTCCAAGTTGGATTCGATCTCACACACCTATAAAATCTCGTCTATTTCAGTGGTTGTAAGCGCTGCGCGTAACCTACTGAGCTATAGAGGCACACATGCGCTACATACCTAAAAATCGATAATATACACCTTATACAAAAATTCAGGCAATTTCaccacagatttttttttcgataaaaTATGACAATCAACGAGGGCTTAACTAACGGTACGACTTGCGCGGTGTCAGAATGATCACCATAAAAATATCCGACCGATAATTCGTctagaagattttaaaatttattgtattCAAAAATTTCTAGATGAAAGATACGCGTACATGTATATGCGAGGCTGTTTAGTTTATATAATGTTTAGTGTGAGGGGTTGGATTTTTCCGCCGCTATCACTAAACAGTATTTCTGGTTGAACTCTTGAAACTTGTAAAAGTTCTAAGAGATTTGTTCGAATATCACAATTCTAAATACTGTTAACGGAGACTTATATATTTAAAGCGTCCGGTGACAGTAACTTTAGGAATACagtactgtttatttatttatttattttttttgccgAGCTCGGAATAAAACAGGGAAACCTTTCAAGTTACACAGGACTAGGAAATCTACGTTGAAAATATCACTCTATCCACTATCATACACTACAGTATACAAAAATGGCTCTACCGCTTTGGTTAGTGTTAGATAGAGAGAAGACAATAGGGATGAAAAGAATAATTCAGTGTGCAATGTAAATAAAGTTGACCCCAATAAAAATCACAATAGGATAATACGTCATTTCATACCTATCAGACGACAAAAATGTACACAGCAGACAGGTAATGCAAGATAACACAGGTAACGAACCAATCATGTGTAAGGGCAAAATCTAGTACACACATGTGATACCTGTCAAATTCAAGTGTCAAGTGTAAACAATTGAAACTAAATAAAACAGCTCACCAATACTTGTCCGTCGGAACTtctatttaataaaaaaacacaatataTCCGTATAGGTTCACAGTCAATATGTGTCCATGCAAATATGgcacaagaaatataaattatcgTTACAATATGCATCCATCAAAACAATGGCACAAAACGAAAGTCCACAAAGTTGTTGTCACCTGGTCCTAGGGTCGTGTTGTATGAGATCCTGAAGTCCATGCGATCGCTGTCCCCGAGTTGGCAACGGTCTAGTGACGTCAACAATATTGCTAGCTTGCTAATAGTCTGATGTGCACACTATTTTATCTCCTcttaatgaattaaaataattcCAGTTTACGTGTTGAATATGTTACACGTACATGTTGAATATGTTACATGTTGTAAACAATCACAACGAATCGTCCAACATCGTAACGATCCTCTGTCAACTCTGATAGTCCATGCTATATCTGTCAAACGACAGCAATTACTTATTCCATGTATAATCCATACTGTCTCTCTAATTTCTGCGATGGCTTGTTGGGCGCCAGTGTCACCGATGTGGCTTTTTGTGTATCGGCCTATGCCATAGTACTGAATATTGTGGtgttgatatatacatgtatactatggCGTTTATCGTAGATGGGTCGTAGGTTCTCATCGCAAGGTAGAGAAACAACAGGatctgtaaaatatatgttaataatatattttaatagataattAACAGTGCGCTGATCGATAGATGTACAGACATCAATCATAATCATGGTCATGtgaacatatttatcaaatgcaatgtaaacatacatgtataataatgacAACTATGACAATGACTGAACCGACGGACGACAttacaaaacattttagaaacattgTATAATCAGCACTAAGTTACATAAAAAGTATATGAACATTTAGAACAAAGTATAAGGAATAACATGACATAATTATtacctgtaaaatatatgttaataatatattttaatagataattAACAGCTGCGCTGATCGATAGATGTACAGACATCAGTCATAAACATGGTCATGGTTGATATCGATGCATCGATTGGTCAGCACAGTAAAATAATTAGAATAACAATAGAATAGTGATAGGAGTGCAAAGGTTACAAAGATATGGTAAGTATACTACGAACCACGGAGTAACGTTCCCTATCGTACTACAACTATCTACACTACATACTACGGACAGTATAAAGGGTCAAGATGGTCGGATGATATAAAACTACAAGAATGAACCAGATTAATAgcgttttattatttattagtaTAGTCTAATAAATCGACCTGTGACATATAGTTTGTTGCTAATTGATGTTAATGACACTTTATCATGTATTGAAATGTTATTCAACGTGTTTTTGAGGAATATAATCTTAACTTAGCTAAGGTAAGGTTGTACATATTCCGTTAATTGGACTTACCCAGGACAATAACCGTAATAATGTTAAGACGccaaagataacctgtatataAGTTACTGTGAACGTTTGTAAAGTTGGGGAAAAACATGATTACACATGTCCAATAAGTTCGATGAACTCCCCAGGAATATGAAATTACTGGAACAAGTGATGACAGAAGGATTCGGGTACGGTTAccttataaaaagtaaaaagacAAATTCAAAGAAATGTTTTACTTCTTAATTTATtgcgttgggtttaacgtcgcaccgacacaattttaggtcatatggcgattttccagctttgatggtggaggaagacccctccgtgcattatttcatcacgagcgggcacctgggtagaaccaccgaccttccgtaagccaaatggatgacttccttacatgaagaattcaacgccccgagtgaggcacgaacccacatcgatgaggggcaagtgatttgaagtcagcgacctttaccactcggccacggagaccccacGAGAAATGTTTTACACTTCTATAAAAGCCTCAATCGTAACAACATATTTTGCGCTctatgctatatacatgtatcattattgatatcattttggACCTACTAAGTGCACTCATTCCACTTTTGTGACAATTGGAAGATGTGTTACGTACACGTTTACATTATAATAACAACGAACAAAATCAACTGTCGGCTCACAAACTCATACTTTTACTACGTGTGACGTCGAGACTCTGACGAATATATTACCAttatagagagtttgagatttcaaccttcgccttccccttcaacgtctctcatatatatttggggtaaaacgtcaccaatatgcgtgtattttatatatatcagacgttgctactaaagttttccatgtaatttcaagtaagcctaagacttcgttttattactatgtgaaataaaaagcttagtttcaggatttctgcttattaagttattcgattatccatatgtataactggactaaatttgatgcgaaacactatcaataagtataagaatattgaagttttgtttggctaatgattttaactaaatacattgaattgaacctggaagtatgaagttatcaattgattttgagaaactttgagattttgttcaaactttaacttctacggcatatttgtgtcctcaggcggtattgattataccagatgggcctttttgtcgtaagaagtgaagttttgaacgtccgaagatgtgatatcacgaaagtcaaaacttcagtctttgtacatctactctgtccacatacacggcatcaaagactgaaatctggatggaggcacatggcatgacagtcattttacttgaaaaatgaatgataacgcgcgattatcatttggtggaacattttattttaactttcaaatagaatcaatccgtttctgtcggacacttaataagacaattgcgttttaattatgaacataaaatggtactattgagacggatttttttttgaaatatcagacaatttttgatttatgatatcatgatgcgagaggtttcctgttagccgtatgggatagctccattctttacatgcacggacccagaacaTGGCAGAGAGGCATttgggtcaatccccctttgattcttacattttacaaagaaaatcgatCTTGAAACTCGATGTGACTACCCTCCCCCTCCCCACGCCCCTGAATGTGTGACCCCCACCCCTCTTAAAGTTTGTGTCCCTCTaatcaaaattccttgatctgcacatgctttacttatgaaatagtatattcaaacaaatacgtgtatatgcccacatgttattttgtgcgacaattttcgtctccacctaacagttcttgactgtttcgctagacacatggtgatttgtcacgattatattgtgctgtctgagagtttggtattatacagagtcaaactgagttacatcatgccaaaacgtatgatatcacgagagtatcttacatttgtttcaaatcgcttgttaaatgtattcataaattgtgtatattggctcatgttatcaaatatatcttttaaaaggttagattttcaacagaaacagtctacaagtaaaacgcgtcttttaaggaattcgatgtacaaagtaccaattcaaagtaaaaaaaaactttaagaaaaagtatgaaatactagtcaacagcctgcgatgattatgttaattgatatgtttttattttattttcatttctaaaacctcttgtaaaagtcccgcactttcggacaattgatatcaaaatgcacgataaaaaacgatcataattacagataaattgaatgagcggattaaaagaagtaaggttcattctaaagtttgaaatctcaaggaattttaatcgaacttcaacttcatacgttaacttcgcaagagacgttgaaggggaaggcgaaggttgaaatctcaaactctctattaagtATGTTTAAACATCGGGAGGTAATTTTATCCGATCGTGGTACATCTAAACCAACATCTTTGGTACGACGATTCCAACCGGAGGCAACACTATCTGCTCGTCGTCTACCTTCAACCGGGATGCCGCCATTGGAACTTAACACGGCACCTTTTTACTACGTACCTAGAAGAATGATTGGACTCCCAAGACCAAGGGGACGTCGAGGTCGAAGAGGACAGGAGCGACAGAGGAGTCCTGAAGTAGTCATAGAGAACGTGATGGGAAACGCAAGAGGAATTCTGGGTCTAACTTTAACTGTGTCGTAGAATGAATTTATACTTGGATTAATGTTTAATAGTTATTCATGTTTGGATTTATAAAGtg
The Mercenaria mercenaria strain notata chromosome 10, MADL_Memer_1, whole genome shotgun sequence genome window above contains:
- the LOC123560898 gene encoding trichohyalin-like, which codes for MTSTDKEKEVVMSGSKLDDEIAELSKKRHEIEQSNVEREMKLKEATLEKRLKEIEERERKDKKELEMMKAILHERELEISNREVMMKRKETEWEEKLIARDRDMKIYEQRLKDMERTMIERFDSLEKDMKLRESMTEEKEADVRRREESLERKIHERKEEIIDVTRGLQAESLSMREGKLNSETRDVDMIQIEKSTGLKEIELKYNNESSEQKGKGLSESEQALHDLDKQIRELQVKKELLYSKSKDELNTERKEYKEGESKDKINRERVEVAKSKDDTKYTSTLESVKDNLNVKLNLTQYSGAELRPRNEATFEEWKMEVESVQATYSEIVVMQAIRKSLKDQAKRIMLHLGPNTTVEEILLKMEDAFGNVASKDSILSPFFMAEQEENETIVEWGL